From the genome of Chloracidobacterium sp.:
GCCATCGCCAGCACAATCGGGCGGTCGGCCATGACTACCCCGTATGACCACCAAACCTCGCCTCCATATCCGACTCACCGAGCGCCTGACTTGGATTCACCGCGAAATCCAAGCCAAACGCTTCCCCAACACCGCCCGCATCGCCGAGCGGTTTGAGATTTCCCGCAAAACCGCTCAGGCAACCATCACCTACATGCGCGACCGCCTCGGGCTGCCGCTGACCTACTGCGCCAAACGGCGCGGGTTCGACTACTCTGCGCCGGTCCATTCCCTCCCGTGGGTGCAGCTCACGGAGGGCAAGACCGTCGCCATTCTGATGGCCGAGCGGCTCGCGCAAGCGTACGGCGGCGCGCTGTCCGCCGACATCACCAACACCCTGAGTAAAGTCGCCGCGGCGCTCACCGATACGGTCTCGATTGACGTGTCGCGTCTGTTGGCGGCGCCGTCGGTCGAGCCGCCGCTGACAAGCCCCGTTGACATCACGCATTTCCACGCGCTGTCGCAGGCCGTCAGCGCGCGGCGGCGCGTCCGGATGACCTACTCACGCAGTCGTCGGGCGCAACCAAGACGCGGACGATTGACCCGCTGCATCTGCACAGCGCCAAGGCCGAGTGGTACGTCATCGCGTTTGACCACCTGCGAGGCGAAGTGCGCGACTTTCACTTGGGTCGGATTCGGGCGCTGGAGTTGCTCAACGAGGCGTTCGAGCCGCCGCCGGGGTTTGATCTGGAGGCGTACTTGGCGGCGGGGTTTGGGATGATCCGGGGCGGCGGGGTGCTGCAGGAAGTCGTGGTGGCGTTTGACGCGCATCAGGCGCGATGGATTCGGCAGCAAAGCAAGGTGCATCCGACGGCGCGGTACGACGACCTGCCCGACGGGGGTTTGCGCGTGACGCTGCAAGTGGGCGCGCTGGAAGGGGTCAAGCTGTGGGTGCTGCAGTACGGCGCGCGCGCCCGCGTCCTTGCGCCGGAAGCATTGCGCGAGATGGTGCGCCGCAAAGCGGCGGATATGCTGACGTATTACCAGACGGTGGAATCCACACACCGCGGTTGAGCACTGGAACGTCTCTGCCAACACTCAGTCAGGTATGGCCTCAGCATGCGCTCTTCTGGGGCAAGGCCGGCAAACCGCAGGAAGTCAAGCACCCTCCCTATCATTCCGCCCTGCTCCACATGCTGGACGTGGGACTTGTCGCGCACGCCCTGCTGGAAGCCGGCTGGCGGCGGCTGTTTTTCGACGAGCCTGACCGTCAGCAAGGTCTGTGGCTGGCCTTGCTCGTCGCCTGCCACGATGTCGGCAAAATCTCGCCGGGCTTCCAGAACAAACGCAGCGATCTGGAAATCGTGCAACAGCAGAAACGCCTTGGTTTCCAGTTCAGCCAAAACGATGACGATGACCACGGAAGGGTCACATTGGCGACGCTTCCCAAACTCCTGACAGAACAAACTCAATCGCGATTGTCTATCGCGCATGCCAACCAACTGGCGCGCGCCGTCGGCGGACACCACGGTGTCTTCCACGTGGACTTCAATCAAGCCCGCGCCGGCCAAGGTCAGTGGACAGACGCCCGTCGGCGTCTTGTGGAAACACTGCGCCAGGCCTTTGGTTTGGATTGGTCGTCCTTTCCCTTTTGCGCGCCGCCCCGTCCGGAATTCCTCATCAAACTCGCTGGATTGACGTGCTTGGCCGATTGGATCGGATCGCAGGAAGATCGCTTTCCCTACTGCGGTGACGCCGACCTCGACCTAGACGATTACGTGACCGACCGCCAACAGCGAGTACACGCCGCTCTTGCAGAGCTGCATCTGACCGACGCCCCTTTGACGGCCGGCGAAAGCGCACTGGAGCAGCTGTTCACCTACCTGCCCGGCTTTACGCCGAATGCCTGTCAAACTGTCGCTTGGGAAGTCGCCCGTCGTTTTGACGAGCCCTGTCTGGTGGTCATTGAGTATCCGATGGGCGGCGGGAAAACGGAGGCGGCGCTGGGGATCACCGACTGTTGGCTGCATAAGCGCCGGCTGCGCGGCTGGTACTACGCGCTCCCCACGCAAGCGACCGGCAATGCGATGTTCGAACGATTGCTGGAGTTCATCCGGCATCATCCGGCTAGAAAGGGGGACGTGGAGTTGCACCTCTTGCACGGCAACGCCGACATCAACGAAAGCTACGAAAAGCTCAGACAGGTGAGCGCCACCGCTGTGTATGACGCTGATGAGCACGGCGGCGTCCGCGCTTCAGGCTGGTTTACGGCGCGCAAGCGCGGGCTTTTGGCCTCGCTGGGTGTCGGGACGATTGACCAGGCGCTGCTGGGCGTCCTTCAGACGCGGCACATGTTTGTGCGGCTGTTTGGACTGGCGGGCAAAGTCGTCATTCTCGACGAAGTGCATGCGTACGACACCTACACCAGCGAAACGCTTTTTCGCCTCGTCAACTGGCTAGGCGCGCTTGGCTCATCCGTGATTGTCTTGTCGGCGACGCTGCCGACCGACAAGCGTCGCGCTCTCCTGAAAGCCTATGCGCCGACGCTTGATGAAAGCGCGCTGCCTGCCGCTCCTTATCCGGGCGTGATGGCCGTTGGACGCAGCAACAAGGTCTGTTCTGAAAGCATCCCGATCGCTGAGACCGACCGCCGGGCGGTTCAGCTGGAACTGCTTGAGGTTGCTTCCGATGCGCGCTGGGAGCAACTTGCCGCCCTCCTCACAGCCAAGCTCATTGATGGCGGGTGCGCCGCCTGCCTGGTCAACACCGTCTCCGACGCGCAAGAGCTTTTTGTTTACCTCAAGCAACGCCTTGGCTGCGCGATGGAAGCTGAATGGATTCTGGTTCACGCCCGATTTCCGCTGGAGCAAAGGCTGGCGATTGAGGCCCGGATCAAAGCGCTGTTCGGCAAAGACGGACGGCGTCCGCACCGCGCCGTCGTGGTCGCCACGCAGGTCATGGAGCAAAGTCTGGACGTGGATTTTGACTTGATGTTCACGGTATTAGCGCCGGTTGATCTGGTTTTGCAGCGCGCCGGGCGACTCCATCGGCATCAGCGCCGCCGCCCGACCGGACTGGACACCGCCACGCTGTATTGTCTGTTGCCGCCTCATCTTGAAAGCCGCCCTGATTTCGGCGAATCGGAATTCATTTTATGAGCCGTTGCTCCTGCACAACACGGCTCTTGCGCTCAAGAGGCATGTCGCGTCCCGCCCAAATCAGCCGCTCCACCTCCCGGACGATATTCCGGTGCTGATGAGCCAAGTTTACGGCCCCGATTTCGTCCCCGCGCCTCCGGCCACCGAGGCGAAGCGCCAAGCGTGGGCGCAAGCGATTCACGCGGAGAACCAATTGATTGGTTTCACGGTGCATGCGGTCGCCCTGCCGCAGCTTGATCCAACACAGCCTGACTCGCGGCTGCTCACCAAGCTTGCTGAACGTCTCGACGAAGAAACTGCGCCGGCGGCTATGACGCGCTTGGCGCGTCCTTCCATCACCGTCGCGCTCCTGCACGAGAGCAACGGGCGGATGTATCTCGACGCCGATGGACGACGACCTGTTGATCTCAGCGCCAAGCCGGACACAGCGACGACGCGCGACATCCTCAAGCGAAGCGTTGTGCTCAGTCATCCCGAATGGGTGAACTACTTCAAAGGCCGGCCAAGTGTTCCTGCTTGGGAAGCCTCACCCCAACTCAAGTTTGTGAAGCCGGCCATCCTGCACGGCAACTCGCTTCAACATGGGCAGTATCGGCTTGCGCTCGATCCGGAGCTAGGTGTTCTTCTGCAACGGCTCTAACGAGAGGCGCGCCCGGCGCTCGCCGCTTTGTCAAGGGAGATTGGAATATGACGAAGGACCAACCACCAGCTGCTCCACTCTCGTTTTCTCTGCTTGATGAGCCTTGGTTGCCGGTGACGACACAGCACGGCGACACGCGCCACGTCAGCCTCAAGGACGTCTTCGCGCATGCACACCACTTACGGGGCATCGAGGACGATAGCCCCCTTGTCGTGGCGGCGCTCCATCGGCTGCTGTTGGCCGTCCTGCATCGCGCCACGCGGCTGCGCTCGGTTGAGGATTGGGACACCGTCTGGCAAGCCGGAAGGTTTGCCGGTCAACAACTTGAAAGCATCCACAGCTACCTTGAGCGATACCGTGATCGCTTTGATTTGTTTTCACGTGAGAAACCTTTCTTCCAAACCGCCGGCTTTGCCGCTGAAAACGGCGAGCCGTCCCCGGCGGCCGACCTCTTTACTGATTAAGCCGTCCATTTTTCGTGCACCCGCCGGAGAGCGGCGACCCAACGTTCGCGCCGGACGAGGTCGCCCGCGCGCTCATCGCCACGCAACTGATGGCGCTGCCCGGCGGCAAGGGGTTTGTCAGCGTTCCATTCGGTCAGCTTCCCTACCGCGCCAAGGGGCCGCTGGCCGGCGCCGCCGTCGTACTGATCCTTGGCGAAAACCTGTTTGAGACGCTTTTGCTCAATACTTGCGCCGACGAGTATCTAGAGGAAATCAAGTCCACTGAGGCGGATTGTCCGATTTGGGAGCGCGACCAACTGCCTCACCCGCCCTTTGGGGAGCGGACCCCGGACGGCTACCTCGACTACCTCACGTGGATGAGCCGCCACATCCGGCTATTGCCCGAGACGGAGAATGGACGACTCCGCGTACGCCGGATGTACTTTGGACAGGCGTACGCTCTTCCGCCCGACTTGCCTCTGCGTGATCCGATGTGCGCCTACGTGCCAAGTCAGGGCGCCAAAAAGACCGCATTCCAACCCCTCGGCCTATCGGCGGAAAAAGCGCTGTGGCGCGACGCCGGCAGCCTGTTTGCTTTCAGTCGAGAAAAGGACAATCAGCGTCCACTGACCTTCCGGCAGGCAGCTGCACTGGCGCAGGATGTATCTCTCCCACAGGAAAAGACGCTCCGCTGCGCCGTCTTTGGGCTTGTCAACGACCAAGCCAAGCCACTGCTCTGGCGGCAGGAAACTTTGCCGCTCCCGCTTGAACTCCTGTCCGACGCAGAGTTGGTCGGGAAGGTGCAACACGCCGTGCAGCACGCCGAGGCCGTCGGCGAGGCGCTGGATACAGCGACGAAAGCGCTGGCGCGACGGCTGCTTGACGGCGGCGATCCGCAGCGGAAGGTGGACGGCAGGCGCGTCGCCGCCCTCGCCAAATCATTAGGTGCGCTGCGCGACTATTGGGCGGCGCTCGACCTCCCCTTTCGCCGCTTTTTGTCTGCGCTCTCCAGTCAGGACGCGGAGACCTTACTCACGGAATGGAAAACAGAGGTCGTCGCCACGGCGCGGCGGGCGTTCGACCGCGCCGCCGACAACTGTCTCAACCGTACGATGCGCGAACTGCGGGCGCGCGTCATGGCTGAACAGAAGCTGGAGCGGGCGCTTGCCCGTCACCAACCCACAACGGCTGAGTCGCCGTCGCCCGCCCAGTCCTCAGTGATGGCTTGAACGACCTGGATTTCATTCATGCTCAGGCGAGGTTTGGCTATGTCTGATCTGTTGATCAATCGGCTCATTGAGCTGGAAAACAACCCATCCCTTGTGTCGGAGCGCAACACGGCGTTTGCGCGGCTGCGGCGCGGGCTGAGCCATCCTGGCCTGCGCTATGACACATTCCATTATGTAGAGCCGTTCGTCCCGGAAGGATGCTCTGAAACGGAACGGCTCTGCCGCTATCTCGTTGCGGGATTGTTCGCCTTTCATCCGCTGCACACCGACCAAGCGTGGTCTCTTGGGAGAAGCTTCACCGAGTTGCGCCACCGGCGGAAAAGCGGCGCCGCCAGCCTTGAGCGCCGTTTTTCCGCTTTGCTTGACGCACACTTGGATGACGCGCCGAACCATTTGCGTCATGCCTTCGCGCTGCTCAAGGCTGAAAGCGTTCCCGTCAACTACCACCGCTTGCTGACCGATCTCACACACTGGTCGCGTGAAGATCGGCGCGTCCAGCTTCGTTGGGCGCGTGATTACTGGCGCGACGCCAATGCGCAGGCACAGCGTCAGGTCGCGGCAACAACGTCAACCGAAACGGAGGCATGACTATGTTCATCGAGCTGCACATTCTGCAAAACTTCGCCCCATCCAACCTCAACCGCGACGACACCGGAGCGCCTAAAGACTGTTACTTCGGCGGAACGCGCCGCGCGCGAATTTCGAGCCAGTGCCTCAAGCGTAGCATTCGCCGGCATGACGCCTTCAAACAGAGCGTGATGAAACATCATGGGGATCTCGGCGTCCGCACACAGCGCCTGCTGGAGCAATTGGTCACGGGCTTCAGGCAGAGGGATATGCCGGGGTCGGAAGATGACGCCAAACGTGTCGGCAAAAATCTCCTCAATGCCGTCCGGCTCAAAGTCGAGGATGACGACCGAACCCAGTACCTGCTTTACCTTGGACAAAAAGAAATTGACGCGCTCATCGAGATTGGTTGCCGACACTGGGCAAGGCTCGTCGCCATCACGCCGCCTGCGCCGTCCGACGACAACCAGACCTCGTCCGGCGGTCAGAAAGACAAACGACGCCAAAAGACCGCCGCTCAGGACGCCATCCCAAAGGACATCCAAAAAGAGGTCGCTGAGGTTTTCAGCTCGACCGACGCCGCCGACATTGCCTTGTTCGGGCGCATGGTCGCCGACCAGAAAAACATGGGGGTCAACGCCGCTTGCCAGGTCGCGCATGCCATCTCCACCCATGAGATCGCCATGGAAATGGACTATTACACGGCGGTGGACGACCTGCGTCCCGACGAGACGCCCGGAGCGGACATGATCGGGCAGGTGGAGTTCAACAGCGCGTGCTATTATCGCTACGCCAACCTCAACTTTGATCTCCTCACGGCGAACCTTGGCGGTGACAGGCAACTCGCCAAGGGCGCGACGCTGGGCTTCATCGAGGCGGCGGTGCTGGCGACGCCGACCGGCAAGCAAAACAGCCTGGCGGCGCGCAACCTGCCGTCGTACGTGCGGGTGCTGGTTCGCGGCGGTGGTGAGCCGTTGTCGCTGGCGAATGCCTTCCTGAAGCCCGCGCGACCCACGGCCGACGAAGACATTGTCCAAAGCTCCATCAAAAAACTGGAAGAGCATCTGGCGCAGCTCACGCGCGTCTATGACGCCCACATCGTCGGCGACTGGGTCGTTTCGCTAGAGAACCCTGATACCCCTTCGCTGAAAGACCTCCTCGCCGAAGTTGAAAACATGTTGGCGACGCTGACCGCCGGAGGAAACCTGTCATGACGATGACGCTGTTGCTGCGCTGCGTCGCGCCGATGCAGTCATGGGGGACGCGCAGCCGGTTTGACGAGCGCGACACGGAGCATGAGCCGTCCAAAAGCGGCGTGATTGGGCTGCTCTGCGCCGCGTTGGGACGCGACCGCAACACTCCGTTGGATGATCTGGCGCAGCTTCGCATGGGCGTTCGGGTGGATCGGGAAGGTCGGGTCGCCGCCGACTACCATACGGTGCAGGAGATCCGGCCCGGGCAAGTCGAGTTTGACACGCTGGTGTCGAAGCGCGCCTATTTGGCCGACGCCGCTTTTCTGGTTGGTCTGGAAGGCTCTGACGCGGCTTTGCTGCGTCAACTGCACGAGGCGCTGCGTCGCCCGGTCTGGCCGCTTTTCCTTGGACGCAAGGCGTTTGTGCCGGCGGAACCCATCCGGTTGCTGGATGGTCTGCAAGCAATCCCCCTCGAAGAAGCCCTCCGTACCTACCCCTCGATTGACCCATGGCCGCCCCGCCGGTCGGACGCGCAGCGGCAAGTTCGCTTTGTCGTTGAGTGCCGCGCGGGCGAACCCAGCGCCGACACGCGACGCGACACGCCGGTGTCGTTCGCGCTAGGCGCGCGTCGCTTTGCTGCGCGGCGGGTCAAGACTTTCTTTGCCCCTCTTCCGCCAAGACAGGAGGAAACGCATGGTGATGCGCCTGTTTCTGAGTCGGCTGCAGTTTGACCTCCGTCGGCGTCACGCGCAGCGGCTGCTGCTGAATTCTTACGCGGCGCACGCTACCGTGATGCGCGGTTTTCCCAACATTCCAATGATGCAACCCCACATGACGCCGGAACAGCGGGCGGCGGCCGAGCAAGCCCGGCGCGCGGCCCGCATCCTCTTTCGCGTTGAGCCGTTGCCCGCCGGCCGGATTGACCTCTGCATTCTTGTGCAAAGCGGCATCGCGCCGGATCGGTCGGCGCTGGTGCGTGAGGTTGATGTGCGCCACAGCACCAAAGAACTGGTGCTTGACTTCGCGCAGGGCGACCGCTTTCGCTTCCGCTTGCGCGCCAATCCAACCTACGCCCAACGCCCCGAAGAAGCGGCGGCGGCGTGCACGAAGCGCGCGGAGGATGGGGGACAGCAACGCGGCAAGCGTCTAGCCGTTCTGAGCGAAGCGCGCCAATTCGATTGGCTGAAGCGTCTCGGAGAAAAGCGGCTTGGGTTTACCGTCGCGCCGGCCGGCGTGCTTGTTCAGGATGAAGGCTGGACGCAGTTCCGGAAGTCAGCCGCTTCAGCTCCCATCCGCTTTGTGACGGTGCTGTTTGAAGGATGGCTCACCGTCACCGACGCTGCGGCTTTCTCCGCAGCGGTCAGCCAAGGGGTTGGCGCGGCCAAGGGCTTTGGCTGCGGGTTGCTTTCACTGGCGCCGCTTGTCAGTCCCCCGCGCACGCGGGGATGAGGTCGCCGAACGGCGCGGGCGCTTTTACACGCGCCCCAGTCCCCCGCGCACGCGGGGATGAGAGGCACGGATGCTCGAACCACTCAAGCCTATTCAGCTCAAGGAAAGACTTTCGCTCCTCTTTGTGGAGCGGGGCGAAATTGACGTCCTCGATGGTGCATTCGTCGTCGTGGATAAAAACGGCGTCCGCTCGCACATCCCGATCGGCGGCGTCGCTTGCCTGATGCTTGAACCCGGCACGCGCCTGTCGCACCGCGCCGCTCAACTGGCCGCTACGGTCGGTACGCTCATCATTTGGTGCGGTGAGGCGGGCGTCCGGTTTTACTCGGCCGGACAGCCCGGCGGCGCGCGCGCCGACAAGCTGCTTTATCAGGCCAAGCTGGCGCTCGACGAGACGGCGCGGCTCAAGGTTGTCAGAAAGATGTACGCGCTGCGCTTCAAGGAAGAGCCGCCCGCCAAGCGCAGCGTTGAGCAACTGCGCGGCATTGAAGGCGTCCGGGTGCGCAAAATGTACGAATTGCTCGCCAAGCAGTACGGCGTGGTTTGGACGCGGCGGAACGACGACCACACCGAGTGGGGATCCGGCGACTTGCCCAACCGGTGCCTTAGCGCGGCGAACGCCTGTCTCTACGGCGTGACTGAAGCCGCCGTGCTGGCGGCCGGATATGCGCCGGCTATCGGCTTTATTCACACCGGCAAGCCGCTGTCTTTCGTCTATGACATCGCCGACTTGGTCAAGTTTGAAACCGTCGCGCCGGTCGCCTTCAAGGTCGCCGGACAAAGTCGGCCCTCATCCAACGTCGAGCGCGAAGTTCGTCTGGCCTGCCGCGATGTTTTTCGGCGGACAAGATTGCTTGAACGCCTCATTCCTTTGATTGAGGAAACGCTCGCGGCCGGCGAGTTGACCCCACCGCCGCCGGATGCGGTTGGTCCGGCGATTCCCAACCCGGAGCGCCTTGGCGATGATGGTCATCGTGGTTGAAAATGCGCCGCCGCGCCTGCGCGGTCGCCTTGCCATCTGGCTGCTGGAGGCGCGAGCCGGTGTCTATGTCGGCGTCTATTCACAGCGCGTGCGCGAGTACATTTGGGATAATGTCGAGCGTGGGCTTGAAGACGGCAATGCGGTGATGATGTGGTCAGCCCCGACGGAGTCCGGCTTTGAGGTTCGCACCCTTGGCAAGAACCGGCGCATCCCGATTGACTTTGACGGTGTCCAGCTTGTGCAGTTTCTGCCTGAGGAAACCCCACCGACCGAGACGCGGATCGAGGCGGCTCCAAGCCATGACGCTGTGCGCTTTTGACAACTCGGCAGATCACGATTTCCTTGTGGAAATACAGCGTCCGGCGGGCATCATTGTTGGTAGCCTGTTGGCGCTGGCGCAACCGTTGCGGATGCAGTAGGTTGTGAGAAGCGCGTTCCCCGCGCACGCGGGGATGAACCTCCCGCTGGACGCCGACCGCCGTGAGCGGTCCGGGCAGGGTGAGTTGCGGGAAGGTCGGGTCGAGCCGCCCGTCGGAGAGCAGGCGCAGCAGCCGGCGCCGCCGCAGGCCCGTCGCCGGGTCGCGCCAGTCAAAGTCGCCCGCGACGAGCCACCGTCTCTGCGGGTCGCGGACGACTTGACGAAGCGTCACGCCGGGATCGGGGATGGGCTAGCCCGTCTTTTGCATCAGGAAGGCGACGGTCGCCGGGTCGCCCGGCCTCAGCGGGAGCGCCGCGCGCCCGCCGAGTCCCGCGCCTAAAAAGGTCGGCGCGGTCGCCGCGAGCGGCGTGAAGTAAGCTGCACATAAGAAAGCCAATGGCGTCACGGGTTCATCCACGCCTCCCGGTTCGTTGTCGCCCGGTTGGGCCGTAACGCTCGATGAGGAGCCGGCGCAGCTCCTCCGCCATCTTCACGCCGCGTTGCGCGCAGTCGGCCTTGATCGCACGATGCAGCCAGGTCGGTAGGTCGAGCGTCAGCCGGCTCATGGAAGCTGTACTGTCGTTCGTCGGCGCGTCAAACTCGCCCTGAATCCACGCCTCCGCGCTCGCGGTGGTCGGCTTCGGGGGCAACTCCACGTGTTTCGTTTTTTTCGCTCGCATACAGCATCGCCTCCACTTCCGCCGTCAGCGCGGCGATTTCCTGCGCCGCCGCGCCTCTGGGGTCAATTTCCTGCGCCACACGTCCGGCGGCGGCGGCCTCGGCAAAGATCACCCGTTGGCTCACCACCGTCGTCAACGCCGGCAACCCACAGCCGGCCGCCGCCTGCTGCGCCGCTCGTCCGATCACCGTGCCTATGATCCGCCGGTTGACGACCAGCGCCGCCCGGAGCGGTTGGTACGTAGTCGCCTCTTCGACGAGCCGCACCGTCGCCGTCACCGCCCACAGGTCGTAGGGCGACGGCTGCACCGGAATCAGCGCCGCGTCCGCCGCCAGCAACGCCGAGCGCGTCACCGCCGCCGCGCCCGGCGGCGCGTCAATCACAATCCAGTCATAGTCCCGCCGGAACTGCGCCGCCTCGCGGTGCAGGGTCGGGCGCGGCACGCCCACCACGCCAAACAGCGGCGCCCGCCTGCGCTCCGCCCGCGCCGCCGCCCAGTCCAACGCGCTCCCCTGCGGGTCGGCGTCAATGAGCAACACCCGCGCGCCCGCCAGCGCCCACGCGCCCGCCAGATGCACCGCCAGCGTCGTTTTGCCGACGCCGCCCTTGTGATTGACCAACCCGACGACGCCCATCGCCTCGCTCCGGTTTTCTGCAAAAACTGAAAAACGCAGCATAGCGCGCCGTCCCGTCCGTGTCAACAGACGCGCCGTCCCCGCGACAAGCGTTTTACAAATACAGAAAACTATAAAACAGTAAATGTAAAAAGCGCGCCCCAGCGCCGCTGCGCGCGGATGGAGGCGCAACCGGTTTGAGTTGTGCGTGGCGAGTGTTTCGTGTTCCATGGCGGGTCGTCTGAAAACCGAACACTGAACACTCTAAAAGGCCATGCCAATGACGCCCCCACCCGCCATCGAAGCCATCCCGCTCGTGACCGACGCGGACGGCGTTATCCGCATTGGCCACACACGGGCGACGCTCGACACGGTGGTGTCCGCTTTTCTGGACGAGGCCACGGCGGAAACGATCACGGCGCAGTCCCCATCCCTTCCGTTGGCCGACGTGTACGCCGTCATTGCCTACTATCTGAGACGCCGCCCGGACGTGGACGCTTATCTGAAGCGTCGTGGCGAACAGGCGGAAGCGGCGCGGCAGGCCAACGAAGCCCGTCGGGCGCCGACCGGCGTTCGAGTGCGTTTGTTGGCGCGGCGCTCCGGCGTGACGCCGTAAGCATGGTGCGTCTGGCCGCCGATGAAAATTTCAACAACGACATTGTGCGTGGCTTGATCCGCCGCAAACCTGACTTGGATCTTGTGCGTGGTTCAAGACGTTGGCTTGACGGGGGCGGACGACCCGACGCTCTTGGCATGGGCGACTCGGGAACAGCGCGTGTTGCTGACGCATGATGTGACGACGATCACGCGCTACGCTGACGCGCGTGTGCGCGCCGACCAGTCAATGCCCGGCGTTTTTGAAGTCGGTCGCCAAGTACCCGTGAGGGTTGTCATCGAGGACATTCTCCTCATCGCTGAATGCAGCCTGGAAGGGGAATGGGAAGAGCAGGTGCGTTGCCTGCCTCTACAATAGGTTGCCTGCACAGGTTCGTCGCCGAGGAACGCAGAGGAGACTAATTTAAACTACTTCCCGATAGAGACTATGCGGTGACTTCTCTCCACGCACTCATCAAATACTCATACCCGGTCAGCAAACGCAGGGCTTCCTCACCAAAGCGCTTCAACCCTTTGGTCACCAACGCCCGCGCTTCCGCCGGCGTCCCCGGCGCATGGTCCGACCGCCAATCCTTCAACGCCTTCCAAAACCAACGCCTTCCAAAACCTTTTCATCGGATTCAGCTCCGGCGCCTACGGCGGCAAAAAGATAAACCTGATGTGCTCCGCCGGCTTGATCTTCCCGTCGTATGCGCCGAAGCGTGATCCAATGACACCACGTGCCGGCTCTCACGATCCGCCGGCTGAACTCCGCCAGGGAAAGCTCCATCAAACGCCCTTCCAGATTCGGCAGCGCCGGCATTAAGCTATCTCCCGTCAACGGCTCTATCATTCCGTGTCAATACTCGTATGCTCTTTTGATCTCGGAACTGCCC
Proteins encoded in this window:
- a CDS encoding WYL domain-containing protein — translated: MHSAKAEWYVIAFDHLRGEVRDFHLGRIRALELLNEAFEPPPGFDLEAYLAAGFGMIRGGGVLQEVVVAFDAHQARWIRQQSKVHPTARYDDLPDGGLRVTLQVGALEGVKLWVLQYGARARVLAPEALREMVRRKAADMLTYYQTVESTHRG
- the cas3 gene encoding CRISPR-associated helicase Cas3'; this encodes MSTGTSLPTLSQVWPQHALFWGKAGKPQEVKHPPYHSALLHMLDVGLVAHALLEAGWRRLFFDEPDRQQGLWLALLVACHDVGKISPGFQNKRSDLEIVQQQKRLGFQFSQNDDDDHGRVTLATLPKLLTEQTQSRLSIAHANQLARAVGGHHGVFHVDFNQARAGQGQWTDARRRLVETLRQAFGLDWSSFPFCAPPRPEFLIKLAGLTCLADWIGSQEDRFPYCGDADLDLDDYVTDRQQRVHAALAELHLTDAPLTAGESALEQLFTYLPGFTPNACQTVAWEVARRFDEPCLVVIEYPMGGGKTEAALGITDCWLHKRRLRGWYYALPTQATGNAMFERLLEFIRHHPARKGDVELHLLHGNADINESYEKLRQVSATAVYDADEHGGVRASGWFTARKRGLLASLGVGTIDQALLGVLQTRHMFVRLFGLAGKVVILDEVHAYDTYTSETLFRLVNWLGALGSSVIVLSATLPTDKRRALLKAYAPTLDESALPAAPYPGVMAVGRSNKVCSESIPIAETDRRAVQLELLEVASDARWEQLAALLTAKLIDGGCAACLVNTVSDAQELFVYLKQRLGCAMEAEWILVHARFPLEQRLAIEARIKALFGKDGRRPHRAVVVATQVMEQSLDVDFDLMFTVLAPVDLVLQRAGRLHRHQRRRPTGLDTATLYCLLPPHLESRPDFGESEFIL
- the casA gene encoding type I-E CRISPR-associated protein Cse1/CasA; amino-acid sequence: MTKDQPPAAPLSFSLLDEPWLPVTTQHGDTRHVSLKDVFAHAHHLRGIEDDSPLVVAALHRLLLAVLHRATRLRSVEDWDTVWQAGRFAGQQLESIHSYLERYRDRFDLFSREKPFFQTAGFAAENGEPSPAADLFTD
- the casA gene encoding type I-E CRISPR-associated protein Cse1/CasA is translated as MHPPESGDPTFAPDEVARALIATQLMALPGGKGFVSVPFGQLPYRAKGPLAGAAVVLILGENLFETLLLNTCADEYLEEIKSTEADCPIWERDQLPHPPFGERTPDGYLDYLTWMSRHIRLLPETENGRLRVRRMYFGQAYALPPDLPLRDPMCAYVPSQGAKKTAFQPLGLSAEKALWRDAGSLFAFSREKDNQRPLTFRQAAALAQDVSLPQEKTLRCAVFGLVNDQAKPLLWRQETLPLPLELLSDAELVGKVQHAVQHAEAVGEALDTATKALARRLLDGGDPQRKVDGRRVAALAKSLGALRDYWAALDLPFRRFLSALSSQDAETLLTEWKTEVVATARRAFDRAADNCLNRTMRELRARVMAEQKLERALARHQPTTAESPSPAQSSVMA
- the casB gene encoding type I-E CRISPR-associated protein Cse2/CasB, which gives rise to MSDLLINRLIELENNPSLVSERNTAFARLRRGLSHPGLRYDTFHYVEPFVPEGCSETERLCRYLVAGLFAFHPLHTDQAWSLGRSFTELRHRRKSGAASLERRFSALLDAHLDDAPNHLRHAFALLKAESVPVNYHRLLTDLTHWSREDRRVQLRWARDYWRDANAQAQRQVAATTSTETEA
- the cas7e gene encoding type I-E CRISPR-associated protein Cas7/Cse4/CasC — encoded protein: MTMFIELHILQNFAPSNLNRDDTGAPKDCYFGGTRRARISSQCLKRSIRRHDAFKQSVMKHHGDLGVRTQRLLEQLVTGFRQRDMPGSEDDAKRVGKNLLNAVRLKVEDDDRTQYLLYLGQKEIDALIEIGCRHWARLVAITPPAPSDDNQTSSGGQKDKRRQKTAAQDAIPKDIQKEVAEVFSSTDAADIALFGRMVADQKNMGVNAACQVAHAISTHEIAMEMDYYTAVDDLRPDETPGADMIGQVEFNSACYYRYANLNFDLLTANLGGDRQLAKGATLGFIEAAVLATPTGKQNSLAARNLPSYVRVLVRGGGEPLSLANAFLKPARPTADEDIVQSSIKKLEEHLAQLTRVYDAHIVGDWVVSLENPDTPSLKDLLAEVENMLATLTAGGNLS
- the cas5e gene encoding type I-E CRISPR-associated protein Cas5/CasD; translation: MTMTLLLRCVAPMQSWGTRSRFDERDTEHEPSKSGVIGLLCAALGRDRNTPLDDLAQLRMGVRVDREGRVAADYHTVQEIRPGQVEFDTLVSKRAYLADAAFLVGLEGSDAALLRQLHEALRRPVWPLFLGRKAFVPAEPIRLLDGLQAIPLEEALRTYPSIDPWPPRRSDAQRQVRFVVECRAGEPSADTRRDTPVSFALGARRFAARRVKTFFAPLPPRQEETHGDAPVSESAAV
- the cas6e gene encoding type I-E CRISPR-associated protein Cas6/Cse3/CasE, translated to MVMRLFLSRLQFDLRRRHAQRLLLNSYAAHATVMRGFPNIPMMQPHMTPEQRAAAEQARRAARILFRVEPLPAGRIDLCILVQSGIAPDRSALVREVDVRHSTKELVLDFAQGDRFRFRLRANPTYAQRPEEAAAACTKRAEDGGQQRGKRLAVLSEARQFDWLKRLGEKRLGFTVAPAGVLVQDEGWTQFRKSAASAPIRFVTVLFEGWLTVTDAAAFSAAVSQGVGAAKGFGCGLLSLAPLVSPPRTRG